One window of Carassius auratus strain Wakin chromosome 17, ASM336829v1, whole genome shotgun sequence genomic DNA carries:
- the LOC113117732 gene encoding neuronal acetylcholine receptor subunit alpha-2 yields the protein MDMEQNHFKLFLKNLPLFFLILEHVKPALSDGWIHAHAEDKLFKKLFIGYNKWSRPVRNSSDVVIIKFGLSIAQLIDVDEKNQMMTTNVWLKQEWNDYKLRWNPSEFDNVTSIRVPSEMIWVPDIVLYNNADGEFAVTHMTKAHLFHTGKVSWVPPAIYKSSCSIDVTFFPFDQQNCKMKFGSWTYDKAKIDLEPIESTVDLKDYWESGEWAIVNAVGTYNTKKYDCCHEIYPDITYFFIIRRLPLFYTINLIIPCLLISCLTVLVFYLPSDCGEKITLCISVLLSLTVFLLLITEIIPSTSLVIPLIGEYLLFTMIFVTLSIVITVFVLNVHHRSPSTHKMPRWVHTVFLDLIPRWLFMRRPELDQKRHNMPIPSTSESWLQQETDVDGLNCQDKEFGLRMGISTSLHLSDSEPLLQQLGHVLNLCQRPANLTDLVSDPTLTFSPCVLQALDGMRYIADHLRAEDEDFSVKEDWKYVAMVIDRIFLWMFIIVCLLGTVGLFLPPWISGMI from the exons ATGGACATGGagcaaaatcatttcaaattatttttgaagAATCTGCCGCTGTTCTTTCTTATCCTGGAACACGTGAAACCTG CATTATCAGACGGTTGGATCCATGCACACGCAGAAGACAAACTCTTTAAAAAACTCTTCATCGGTTACAATAAGTGGTCCAGACCTGTGCGGAACAGCAGTGATGTTGTTATCATCAAATTTGGCCTCTCGATCGCTCAGCTTATTGATGTG GACGAGAAGAATCAAATGATGACAACAAACGTTTGGCTGAAACAG GAATGGAACGATTATAAACTGCGCTGGAATCCTTCTGAGTTTGATAATGTGACGTCTATTAGAGTCCcgtcagagatgatttgggtgccTGACATTGTTTTATACAATAA TGCAGATGGGGAGTTTGCGGTGACCCACATGACCAAAGCCCACTTGTTCCACACTGGAAAGGTGAGTTGGGTTCCTCCAGCCATCTACAAGAGCTCCTGCAGCATTGACGTCACCTTCTTCCCATTCGACCAACAAAACTGCAAGATGAAGTTCGGCTCCTGGACCTACGACAAGGCCAAGATTGACCTGGAGCCGATCGAGAGCACCGTGGACCTGAAGGACTACTGGGAGAGCGGCGAGTGGGCCATCGTCAATGCCGTGGGAACCTACAACACAAAGAAATACGACTGCTGTCATGAGATCTACCCGGACATCACCTACTTCTTCATCATCCGCCGTCTGCCTCTGTTCTACACCATCAACCTCATCATTCCCTGCTTGCTCATTTCGTGTTTGACCGTGTTGGTGTTCTACCTGCCGTCAGACTGTGGAGAGAAGATCACCTTGTGCATTTCCGTCCTCCTTTCCCTCACAGTTTTCCTGTTGCTCATCACCGAAATCATTCCTTCGACGTCTCTGGTCATTCCACTGATTGGAGAGTACCTGCTCTTCACTATGATCTTCGTCACCCTCTCTATAGTCATTACTGTTTTTGTGCTTAACGTGCACCATCGTTCACCAAGCACCCATAAAATGCCCCGTTGGGTCCATACAGTGTTCCTGGACCTCATTCCCCGCTGGCTCTTCATGAGACGCCCAGAACTCGACCAGAAACGCCACAATATGCCCATCCCCAGCACGTCCGAAAGCTGGCTCCAGCAGGAGACGGATGTGGATGGGCTTAACTGTCAGGACAAGGAGTTCGGGTTAAGGATGGGAATATCCACGTCTCTGCATCTGTCCGACTCGGAGCCTTTGCTCCAGCAGTTAGGACACGTGTTGAACTTGTGTCAGCGTCCAGCAAATCTTACAGATCTTGTGTCAGACCCCACTCTGACCTTCTCACCGTGTGTCCTACAGGCTCTGGACGGGATGCGCTACATCGCTGATCATCTGCGTGCTGAGGACGAAGACTTCTCA GTCAAGGAGGACTGGAAATATGTAGCAATGGTGATTGACCGTATCTTCCTGTGGATGTTCATCATCGTGTGCCTGCTGGGGACGGTCGGCCTCTTCTTACCTCCCTGGATATCAGGAATGATCTGA
- the LOC113117731 gene encoding bifunctional epoxide hydrolase 2-like produces MKKAVLFSLWGVAVTPSLAQILQKFEETTGISRGFIKNVIANLGSENALYRLEKGKISLTQMIPELEAECQKVAADQGLSLPAQFSAQKLFSDIGQVEFNKPVLDAAAVLHHHGISTGVLANIWVDDTNQRDGVARVLSVLESHFNLVVRSCYDGARIPEPDIFTSALEKLALKPQEAVWLDVDEESIKAAEGLGMTAVQVKDITEALKEIQKLTGIEVTGDLQPPFCDPDNVSHGYVYIKPGVRIHFVEFGDGPPVLLCHGFPESWFSWRYQIPALANAGFRVLALDMKGYGDSTAPPEIEEYSQEQIMLDLVTFLDKMGIPQVTLVGHDWGGSLVWSMAQFHPERVRAVASLNTPLFPVDPNTNPMEKLKALPIFDYQMYFQKPGVAEAELEKNLERTFKLMFNASNDPKSFPSTAGVCQRGGLFVGSPEDPPRSAILSESALKYYVQQFTKSGFRGPLNWYRNGQRNWLWMCSRPRGKIMMPALMVTAGKDPVLLPAFAAGMENLVPNLTRGHIEECGHWTQMERPAELNQILISWLKETHQKASIPVHPKL; encoded by the exons ATGAAGAAGGCAGTGCTGTTTAGCCTGTGGGGTGTTGCTGTTACACCCTCCCTTGCCCAGATCTTGCAGAAGTTTGAGGAAACTACTGGTATTTCGAG GGGTTTCATAAAGAATGTAATTGCAAATCTTGGCAGTGAGAATGCACTGTATCGCCTGGAGAAAGGAAAAATCAGCTTAACTCag ATGATTCCTGAGCTTGAAGCTGAGTGCCAGAAGGTTGCAGCTGATCAGGGACTTTCTTTACCTGCACAATTCTCAGCGCAGAAGCTTTTCAGTGACATTGGTCAAGTAGAATTCAACAAGCCTGTTCTTGATGCTGCAGCTGTCCTCCATCATCATG GCATCTCTACCGGCGTCCTGGCCAATATCTGGGTGGATGACACTAATCAGAGAGATGGTGTCGCTAGGGTTCTCTCCGTTTTGGAAAGCCATTTCAACCTGGTTGTGAGATCTTGTTATGACGGTGCCAGAATCCCAGAGCCAGACATCTTTACCAGTGCCCTTGAAAAACTTGCGCTTAAACCTCAAGAA GCAGTCTGGCTGGATGTGGATGAAGAAAGTATCAAGGCAGCTGAAGGTTTGGGAATGACGGCTGTTCAAGTCAAGGACATCACTGAGGCTCTTAAGGAAATCCAGAAGCTTACAGGAATAGAG GTCACCGGTGATCTCCAGCCACCCTTTTGTGATCCTGACAATGTCTCTCATGGATATGTGTACATTAAG CCTGGCGTGCGGATCCACTTTGTGGAATTTGGAGACGGACCGCCTGTTCTCCTGTGCCATGGCTTCCCCGAGAGCTGGTTTTCCTGGAGGTATCAG ATTCCGGCTTTGGCCAATGCTGGATTCAGGGTTCTAGCTCTTGACATGAAAGGTTACGGTGACTCCACTGCTCCACCAG AGATTGAGGAGTATTCTCAAGAACAAATCATGCTG GATCTGGTGACATTTTTGGATAAAATG GGCATCCCACAGGTCACTCTGGTGGGTCATGACTGGGGCGGTTCTCTGGTGTGGAGCATGGCACAGTTCCATCCTGAGAGAGTGAG GGCCGTGGCGTCTCTCAACACACCTCTTTTTCCTGTGGATCCAAACACAAATCCAATGGAGAAACTCAAGGCCTTGCCGATCTTTGATTACCAGATGTATTTCCAGAAGCCT GGAGTTGCAGAGGCTgaactggagaaaaaccttgaGAGAACCTTCAAACTGATGTTCAATGCAAGTAATGATCCT AAATCATTTCCTAGCACCGCAGGAGTCTGCCAGAGAG GTGGATTGTTTGTGGGGTCACCTGAAGATCCGCCCCGCAGTGCTATTCTGAGCGAGTCTGCGCTGAAGTATTACGTTCAGCAGTTCACCAAGAGCGGCTTCAG GGGTCCTCTGAACTGGTATCGTAATGGGCAGAGGAACTGGCTGTGGATGTGTTCCAGGCCGAGGGGCAAG ATCATGATGCCAGCTTTAATGGTGACCGCAGGAAAGGACCCTGTTCTTCTGCCAGCCTTTGCCGCAGGGATGGAGAACCTG GTCCCTAACCTCACCAGGGGTCACATCGAGGAGTGTGGACACTGGACTCAGATGGAGAG